From Toxorhynchites rutilus septentrionalis strain SRP chromosome 2, ASM2978413v1, whole genome shotgun sequence, a single genomic window includes:
- the LOC129771468 gene encoding protein hobbit isoform X2, with protein MITLLSFLAIIIAIYLGITWLLPQCIGYILKRKFNIKIRFGRIGLPFSLRDVNICKSGFSVQIEEICIRSSFFNSEVTKLLSINIRDIRINKDINRRQQQTQNSNQHQNQQPNATNTGPTSSDAPANDAHAKKRNNLDFREKKVHPMIIKFAQFMAVHIHNVSVALLSNDHDPGWLLHATAKELHLDGSLVHNTKTMLVSSALCDAQAKILRHCQVAKRLDRPRPSDSQPCLGELSFGIALDSVLVAHGPISLEKLQLAMTNTKVVLHGGLYEFLKDAQSQKRRHEMFLRQNSVSLDSVPGAQAEQGRNDGSETYLGIAPIIPKNFVIKIENTTISAVRENSSNDFSATLQLFTVSGKFSNRNISDEFLMPMFYAGIQFQQLEIDTMQEKLLFLELFSVDSKLEKDLINVYSKLKSFRMVYNHKEIYGWISKNFFSSERLARQMNPKSLKLSTRSGKDAESRVGAGSGIVEEFLKRVVITGCAELWNVTSVFKFGSQEISSICCNHTKLLLDQFAETRSSVYENRLLNLVLEKRHWSAELMIESLWWSLNGSVAHKDFGQRLKKSHIRGSPFYVGVSLIKLSSYGDATKLDFTIHTFRTEYSPTLAMYLVQAKQCLEQYRSSGLARKNSLAYFPSVDGSLLDCSSLKRTKPGFLISAKITDATSFFFNKFDTCVLANLSELSLAKTTSINVLKLDQFHMEMLDFKHSSGSEFAPAELQNMFANFKVIRVEHTDHPRHPKLAVHFLDDTGAMWNANLHMHIVTLFGEIRELKAALETKKMAQPPLELPTAETLPKSSPTGEQRAWIIDLYAEGNAEFAIKISDRHSMQFFSENLYISRKERWFISFENMFIKIDDQHIFTFKDVDSHQMAEMDVLRAERQHYDSFRLTSNKVWATTIGVVRVIFPYDHDFYGAIVNEFVSIYKWLKAIHGYKKKPFTQDSPLPSDMFIQIKEFLMEMSDDPFEVKLRDNYVLLLDEYNESVKRKELFDQKIAQLCAERLILPAGTLEELNANLIKKNSEIYIQRSKKLSETGPPRTRLIAWVMTDLEIMAMADPSVHGSENAIRMIREIDAESPWPEEGIEFVTLWCRAVNISCSEWKFMLRDYPQPMFHVKAMHLFGHLAGAEMAPPRRAKRDVDIEVGAPFGTHTIERSMQSIKFYHDFDWELDYLAYAFGPCWEPVMAQCNLMMEKISAPSRDPSPPLPFWDKMRLLMHGRLTIIAKQFTILLHASLDPYNTTEEMELTWNNCGIVYTNAKIMFKGDLNVFVRTASRYDDCRLLHLPNLKLTFKLNWACLANPNDHHAVIPCAPDKLPEYSSNQVHDSFRAFRSQNLNIWVSFEIKQNVSDADVPNLVLYGSTLRWFESLKLILSGVTRPTRRGPVFNNVRPRKKQLSRHYRKANLQMSLHKFQIFYWMSHALNRGFQLNGGRITLSSEHTLTLSPIDDGLVHRPRADWAIIYMNCELNDAEIWLRTTTMSDRADGSSESISNSNGDICRYYFLSVAKVSYGREALLANGNEREKDTPTHKLVVYDLKGAWTKDNRDVAFALFDSFMKSQRLKNNLSTEALKCFRKEGNNTPLKSRNSQDKGTASQHHSDGSSRQHINKRQETSDGLVMLQQLISEADHKSLVFSDDLSAQTRQQQLKGLQACQDGDVLHYNWFISLVNSQVLLKGCETSGYVILSAAKAEILQRVHRPVWRDHTIVSKTTWVGSLECMQYYATVSAEDGDTREMAEIMWLTVDNIQEKDRDATVINEFPDLPHLVGSGQSVGGVVSETVGVSGDSYRGGKFPIQLQRIVSRCKCEFFYVSYGDTSIDPGTISEVPPPPAEESMSPWENQDEPVDAFTLMHHDLDVCTNSLQYAMILDIVNNLLLYVEPQRKEASERLARMRFQLQLYSSEDQKRPIQHLQTEIRGLMSRIRCLEKDVHFITKARLEEGDSDELRVEYEEVQKMIREFKEILSNKSDELDVMLSCYNETQLSASNRLATIRKDKPLTIVRANEICFKHAQWRLTEADGQIGIADLILSNFLYTKNSKSDDSVDHLLELGYIRINNLIPRDSYKEVLCPTEIQRDMPVDHKRVLRVFCREKPPVGGISVKEHFEINVVPITIAISKKFYNTMLKFCFPDRDALESEGNDELEDGASSSSGASVATKPSSKKANNSRGKKSSKDSNFYVRIQDDVEKMKERAEKNKLFIYIKIPEVPVRVSYKGNKEKNIEDITDLSLLIPTLEYHNVTWTWLDLLLAMKSDSRRVLLSQAIKQKLKLKKVLVDEQPSPQEEDKAKMLFGNRHARVRNKPENKSLRKGVFKFSKS; from the exons ATGATAACGCTGCTCTCGTTTttggcgattattatcgccATCTATCTCGGTATAACTTG GCTTCTCCCACAATGCATAGGGTACATCTTGAAGCGAAAGTTCAACATCAAAATTCGCTTCGGTCGGATAGGTTTACCGTTCTCGCTGCGGGATGTGAACATCTGTAAAAGCGGATTCTCGGTG cAAATCGAAGAAATTTGCATTCGAAGCAGTTTCTTCAATTCGGAAGTGACGAAATTGCTGTCTATCAATATTCGCGATATACGAATCAACAAGGATATCAATCGTCGTCAGCAGCAGACCCAAAATTCGAACCAACATCAGAATCAACAACCGAATGCTACCAATACCGGCCCAACCAGCTCCGATGCACCTGCGAATGATGCCCATGCGAAAAAGCGCAACAATTTGGATTTTCGTGAGAAAAAAGTCCATCCGATGATCATCAAGTTCGCCCAATTCATGGCGGTTCACATCCACAATGTGTCCGTGGCATTGCTGAGCAACGATCATGATCCGGGCTGGTTGCTGCATGCGACCGCCAAAGAGCTGCATCTGGATGGAAGCCTTGTGCACAACACGAAGACGATGCTCGTGTCCTCGGCGCTTTGTGATGCGCAGGCGAAAATCCTACGACACTGTCAGGTAGCGAAACGGCTGGACAGACCGAGACCGAGCGACTCTCAGCCATGTCTGGGTGAGCTTAGCTTTGGCATAGCGTTGGACAGTGTGCTGGTAGCTCATGGGCCGATTTCGCTGGAGAAGTTACAATTAGCGATGACCAACACGAAAGTGGTTCTCCACGGGGGTCTGTATGAGTTCTTGAAAGATGCGCAAAGTCAGAAGCGCCGACACGAAATGTTCCTACGACAGAATAGCGTTAGTTTGGACAGTGTTCCTGGAGCGCAAGCTGAGCAGGGGCGCAACGACGGCAGCGAGACGTATCTGGGAATAGCTCCCATCATTCCGAAGAATTTCGTCATTAAAATCGAGAACACTACGATATCGGCGGTGCGCGAGAATAGTTCGAATGATTTCTCGGCCACCTTGCAGTTGTTCACTGTTTCCGGCAAGTTCAGCAACCGCAATATCTCGGACGAATTCCTGATGCCCATGTTCTATGCGGGCATCCAGTTTCAACAGCTCGAGATTGATACAATGCAGGAGAAGCTCCTGTTCCTGGAGCTGTTCAGTGTGGATTCCAAGCTCGAGAAGGATCTCATCAATGTGTACTCGAAGTTGAAGTCGTTCCGAATGGTCTACAATCACAAGGAGATCTACGGTTGGATCAGTAAAAATTTCTTTTCGAGCGAACGCTTGGCGAGACAGATGAATCCGAAGAGTTTGAAGCTTTCGACGAGGAGCGGCAAGGATGCTGAAAGCCGTGTGGGTGCCGGTAGTGGAATAGTTGAGGAGTTTCTCAAAAGAGTTGTTATTACCGGGTGTGCGGAACTGTGGAACGTTACATCGGTGTTCAAGTTTGGCTCCCAAGAG ATCTCCTCCATCTGTTGCAACCACACGAAGCTACTGTTGGACCAGTTCGCGGAAACCAGAAGTAGCGTGTACGAGAATCGCTTGCTAAATCTAGTTCTGGAGAAGCGCCACTGGAGCGCCGAGCTAATGATCGAGTCACTATGGTGGTCCCTCAACGGGAGCGTGGCCCATAAAGACTTCGGCCAGCGGCTGAAGAAAAGCCACATCCGGGGCAGCCCGTTCTACGTGGGCGTCAGTCTGATCAAACTGAGTAGTTACGGGGATGCCACCAAGCTTGATTTCACGATCCATACCTTCCGGACCGAGTACAGCCCCACGCTGGCGATGTATCTGGTGCAGGCGAAGCAGTGCCTCGAACAGTACCGTTCGTCCGGGTTGGCGAGGAAGAACTCGCTCGCGTACTTCCCGTCGGTGGATGGATCGCTTCTGGATTGTTCCTCGCTGAAGCGAACGAAGCCAGGGTTTCTGATCAGTGCCAAAATAACCGACGCAACGAGTTTCTTCTTCAATAAGTTCGACACATGTGTGCTGGCCAACTTGAGCGAGCTGTCCTTGGCgaaaacaacttcgataaatgTCCTGAAACTGGATCAGTTCCACATGGAAATGTTGGATTTCAAACACAGCTCCGGATCGGAGTTTGCACCGGCGGAGCTGCAGAACATGTTTGCGAACTTTAAAGTGATTCGCGTGGAGCACACCGATCACCCACGGCATCCGAAGTTGGCCGTCCACTTTTTGGACGATACCGGTGCGATGTGGAATGCCAATCTCCATATGCACATTGTTACCCTGTTCGGGGAGATCAGGGAGTTGAAGGCAGCCTTAGAGACGAAAAAAATGGCACAGCCCCCGTTGGAATTACCCACGGCGGAAACGTTACCAAAGAGTTCCCCCACGGGGGAACAGCGAGCGTGGATTATTGATTTGTATGCGGAGGGAAACGCCGAGTTCGCTATCAAAATAAGCGATCGCCATTCGATGCAGtttttcagtgaaaatttgtacATCAGTCGAAAAGAGCGGTGGTTTATTTCGTTCGAGAACATGTTCATCAAGATTGATGATCAGCATATTTTCACGTTCAAAGATGTGGACAGTCACCAGATGGCGGAGATGGATGTGTTGCGGGCAGAGCGTCAGCACTACGACAGCTTTCGACTGACGAGTAACAAGGTTTGGGCGACGACGATCGGCGTGGTTCGGGTGATCTTTCCGTACGATCATGACTTCTACGGGGCGATAGTGAATGAGTTCGTGTCGATCTACAAGTGGCTGAAGGCGATACATGGCTACAAGAAGAAGCCTTTCACGCAGGATTCGCCTCTGCCAAGTGACATGTTTATTCAGATCAAAGAGTTTTTAATGGAAATGAGTGACGACCCGTTCGAGGTGAAACTTCGTGATAACTACGTGCTGCTGTTGGACGAGTACAATGAAAGCGTCAAGCGGAAGGAGTTGTTCGATCAGAAAATAGCACAGCTGTGCGCGGAGCGATTGATTCTCCCGGCGGGAACCCTGGAAGAACTGAATGCCAATCTTATCAAGAAGAACTCGGAGATTTACATTCAACGGTCGAAGAAACTGTCGGAAACAGGTCCACCTCGGACGCGCTTAATCGCTTGGGTTATGACGGATTTGGAAATTATGGCCATGGCTGATCCCTCGGTACATGGATCGGAGAACGCAATTCGTATGATACGTGAGATAGACGCTGAGAGCCCATGGCCAGAGGAGGGTATCGAATTTGTGACGCTTTGGTGTCGAGCTGTCAACATCAGTTGTTCCGAGTGGAAATTCATGCTCAGAGATTACCCCCAACCGATGTTCCATGTGAAAGCCATGCATTTGTTTGGTCATTTAGCGGGGGCAGAGATGGCACCACCTCGGAGGGCTAAACGGGATGTTGATATTGAGGTAGGTGCACCCTTCGGGACGCACACAATAGAGCGAAGTATGCAATCGATTAAGTTCTACCATGACTTCGATTGGGAGCTGGATTATCTGGCGTATGCCTTCGGACCATGCTGGGAACCGGTGATGGCACAGTGCAATTTGATGATGGAGAAAATTTCCGCTCCCTCACGGGACCCCAGTCCACCGCTTCCATTCTGGGACAAGATGCGTCTGCTTATGCATGGTCGATTAACGATAATCGCCAAGCAGTTCACCATCCTGCTGCACGCCTCGCTTGACCCGTATAATACCACCGAGGAGATGGAGTTGACTTGGAACAATTGTGGCATAGTTTACACAAACGCTAAAATTATGTTCAAAGGAGATTTGAACGTTTTCGTACGCACAGCATCCCGCTACGACGATTGTCGCCTCCTGCATCTTCCCAACCTCAAGCTCACCTTCAAGCTGAACTGGGCCTGCCTGGCAAACCCCAACGATCATCACGCTGTCATTCCGTGCGCTCCGGACAAGCTGCCGGAGTACTCGAGCAACCAGGTGCACGATTCCTTCCGCGCTTTCCGCTCCCAAAACCTCAACATTTGGGTTTCGTTCGAGATCAAGCAAAATGTGTCCGATGCGGACGTGCCGAATCTGGTCCTGTACGGGAGCACACTGCGGTGGTTCGAGAGCCTCAAGCTGATTCTGTCCGGTGTGACGCGCCCCACCAGGCGCGGGCCTGTTTTCAACAATGTTCGACCCCGAAAGAAGCAACTGAGTCGACACTACCGGAAGGCGAATCTGCAGATGAGTTTACACAAGTTCCAAATCTTCTACTGGATGTCGCACGCGTTGAATCGTGGTTTCCAGCTGAACGGCGGTAGAATCACGTTAAGTTCGGAGCACACGCTCACTTTGTCGCCGATCGACGATGGATTGGTTCATCGGCCCCGTGCCGACTGGGCTATCATCTACATGAACTGTGAGCTGAACGATGCGGAGATATGGCTGCGCACGACTACGATGAGCGATCGAGCCGATGGGAGCTCGGAGAGTATTTCGAATTCGAACGGGGACATTTGCAG GTACTACTTCCTGAGTGTCGCAAAGGTGTCCTACGGGCGGGAGGCCCTCCTCGCGAACGGTAATGAACGGGAGAAGGACACCCCCACCCACAAGCTGGTGGTGTACGATCTGAAGGGTGCCTGGACCAAAGATAATCGGGATGTAGCGTTCGCTTTGTTCGATTCCTTCATGAAGAGCCAGCGGTTGAAGAATAATCTTTCGACCGAGGCACTGAAGTGTTTCCGGAAGGAGGGAAACAATACACCGCTCAAATCACGAAACAGTCAGGACAAGGGAACGGCTTCCCAGCACCACTCGGATGGTAGCAGCCGACAACATATCAACAAGCGCCAGGAAACCTCCGATGGGTTGGTGATGCTGCAGCAGTTGATATCCGAAGCGGACCACAAATCGCTGGTGTTCAGTGACGATCTGTCGGCGCAGACCCGGCAGCAACAGTTGAAGGGGTTGCAGGCTTGCCAGGATGGGGATGTGTTGCACTACAACTGGTTCATTTCGTTGGTCAACTCGCAGGTGCTGCTGAAGGGATGCGAAACGTCCGGTTATGTGATTTTGAGTGCAGCCAAAGCGGAGATTTTGCAGCGAGTTCATAGACCGGTTTGGCGCGATCATACGATTGTGTCGAAGACGACGTGGGTCGGTTCGTTGGAATGCATGCAGTATTATGCGACGGTCAGTGCGGAGGATGGAGACACGAGGGAAATGGCGGAGATTATGTGGCTCACGGTTGATAATATTCAGGAGAAAGATAGGGATGCAACTGTGATAAACGAGTTTCCAGATTTGCCCCATCTGGTGGGAAGTGGACAGAGCGTCGGTGGGGTTGTCTCGGAGACGGTGGGAGTGTCTGGGGATAGCTACAGGGGAGGAAAGTTCCCGATTCAGCTGCAACGTATCGTATCTAGATGTAAGTGCGAGTTCTTCTACGTGAGCTATGGTGATACGAGCATCGATCCGGGTACGATTAGTGAAGTGCCGCCACCGCCTGCTGAGGAGAGTATGAGTCCGTGGGAAAACCAGGATGAACCGGTTGATGCCTTCACATTGATGCATCACGACTTGGACGTGTGCACGAATTCCCTCCAATACGCTATGATTTTGGACATCGTTAACAATCTTCTTTTGTACGTGGAACCACAACGAAAAGAGGCTTCGGAACGGCTGGCCCGAATGCGTTTCCAACTGCAGCTGTACAGTAGTGAGGATCAGAAGCGTCCCATCCAACATCTGCAGACCGAGATTCGTGGTCTTATGTCGCGTATCCGTTGTTTGGAGAAAGATGTTCACTTTATTACCAAAGCCCGCCTGGAAGAGGGCGATAGCGATGAGTTGAGAGTGGAGTATGAAGAGGTACAGAAGATGATACGCGAATTCAAGGAGATACTGTCCAACAAGAGCGATGAACTGGATGTGATGTTGTCTTGCTACAACGAGACTCAGCTGTCCGCTTCCAATCGGTTGGCAACAATCAGGAAAGATAAACCTCTCACTATCGTTCGTGCCAACGAGATCTGCTTCAAGCATGCTCAGTGGCGTCTGACCGAAGCGGACGGTCAAATAGGTATCGCTGATTTGATCCTTAGTAATTTCTTATATACCAAAAATTCTAAAAGTGATGATTCGGTTGACCATTTGCTGGAACTTGGTTACATCCGGATAAACAATTTGATTCCTAGGGATAGTTATAAGGAGGTGCTTTGTCCCACGGAGATACAGCGAGACATGCCGGTGGACCACAAGCGGGTGCTTCGGGTGTTCTGCCGTGAGAAACCACCCGTTGGGGGAATATCTGTGAAGGAGCATTTTGAGATTAATGTTGTTCCGATCACGATCGCCATTTCCAAGAAATTTTACAACACAATGCTGAAGTTCTGTTTCCCCGATCGAGATGCTCTCGAGAGCGAGGGGAACGATGAGCTCGAGGATGGTGCAAGTTCCAGTTCGGGGGCCTCGGTAGCTACAAAGCCGTCGTCGAAGAAGGCGAACAATTCCCGCGGGAAGAAGAGTTCGAAAGATAGCAATTTCTACGTACGGATCCAAGATGATGTGGAGAAGATGAAAGAGCGGGCCGAGAAGAACAAGCTGtttatttacataaaaatacCGGAGGTGCCTGTGAGGGTTAGCTATAAGGGCAATAAAGAGAAAAACATCGAAGATATCACCGATCTGTCGCTGTTGATTCCGACGCTGGAATATCACAATGTGACATGGACTTGGCTGGATCTGCTGCTGGCAATGAAATCAGACAGCCGGAGGGTATTGTTATCGCAg GCGATAAAGCAAAAATTGAAGCTGAAGAAAGTTTTAGTTGACGAACAACCGTCACCTCAGGAGGAGGATAAAGCAAAAATGCTGTTCGGCAACCGACATGCG AGAGTTCGGAATAAG CCGGAAAACAAAAGTTTGCGGAAAGGCGTTTTCAAATTCTCAAAATCTTAA